One window of the Aptenodytes patagonicus chromosome 5, bAptPat1.pri.cur, whole genome shotgun sequence genome contains the following:
- the LOC143160456 gene encoding protein FAM163A-like: MTAGTVVITGGILATVILLCIIAVLCYCRLQYYCCKKDDSNEEEEEEEEEEEEPDLATHSHLGTCNACNSRMVDGQGSPAPPPSELNQHGAHNYCPTCSPYGSPFYIRTADMVRNGGERVTYTPACYKEMGPPINMATLQSYPVSRHSLLRESLPNPRAISTEV, translated from the exons ATGACAGCGGGAACTGTTGTTATCACCGGGGGAATCCTAGCGACGGTGATCCTACTGTGCATCATTGCCGTGCTCTGCTACTGTAGGCTACAG TACTATTGCTGCAAGAAAGATGACTccaatgaggaagaggaggaggaggaggaggaagaggaagagcccGACCTTGCCACACACTCGCACCTCGGCACGTGCAATGCCTGCAACTCCCGCATGGTGGATGGCCAGGGCAGCCCTGCGCCCCCCCCCAGCGAGCTCAACCAGCACGGGGCTCACAACTACTGCCCGACCTGCTCCCCCTACGGCTCCCCCTTTTACATCCGGACTGCCGACATGGTGCGCAACGGGGGCGAGAGGGTCACCTACACCCCTGCGTGCTACAAGGAGATGGGGCCGCCCATCAACATGGCCACCCTGCAAAGCTACCCGGTGAGCCGCCACAGCCTCCTCCGCGAGAGCCTCCCGAACCCGCGGGCTATCAGCACGGAGGTGTAG
- the LOC143161088 gene encoding ADAMTS-like protein 2 isoform X3 yields the protein MSRERHCLRQRLQMPQGTNSTMCVGQAKHYQLCQQQPCPANTASFKQQQCSGFNAKAFGKRYYHWMPLYPDDYTSISNKPCDLQCTTRSGERQLMARAQDGTSCKDRTYQGVCINGKCEPVGCDGSLYSPQTMDRCRVCGGDGSTCHRVSGSFRKAISQIGYVFITNIPAGATDILIIERRKTENILALADESGHFFFNGNSAIDNPQNFRVAGTIFKYRRPSSLNSDGLEYIIAHGPTNQSLNAMYYNFNGKMPHITYDYTVPRTPPLRTAAPAVDRPLYHHLPDTSQNHPIPANSRAAQDFNATWLSLSPDDTSEQLPLREGHEDLGFGHPHFFQTNSTSQTRDWGWEQGEEKKYDFQIRQVYHANTAGEEEEEEAAAIGGETELALRFNQISISTAVPYSMRRSELSENSHIASSRLRLFRRLCHRDLHNTAFCRELQHLAARLALRNSTAGLWTETAARWPQGLHKAPARKNSLEDLKVEAFAGSQGEAANYSMMASVENPLLGASPTTDISQAEPLQAPGTESNEFDVSPVGHDDISLADMYRWKVSAYAPCSSTCTSAGISTSYAMCVRYDGVEVDETYCDALTRPEPTHEFCTGRDCQPRWETSRWSECSRTCGEGYQYRTVRCWKMLAPGFDSSVYDDLCESAGLARPMERKACKNKACGPQWELSEWSECSGSCGEGRMSRFIACRNLEGKVISDSQCDPATKPLAVHPCGDKNCPAHWVEQEWDQCDASCGRGMKTRVVLCAGLENGVYREYPEKRCEASQKPEEQAACFKRPCSTWFTTSWSQCSKTCGAGVRLREVKCYQGEALAQGCDPTSKPEARQTCQLQPCPTEAPEEDCEDKATANCVLVLKVKLCSHWYYRKACCRSCRLKSP from the exons ATGACTATACCAGTATCTCTAACAAGCCATGTGACCTTCAATGCACCACCCGGAGCGGAGAGAGGCAGCTGATGGCCCGAGCACAGGATGGTACTTCCTGCAAGGATAGGACCTATCAAGGGGTCTGCATCAATGGGAAGTGTGAG CCAGTTGGGTGCGATGGGAGCCTGTACTCACCCCAGACGATGGACAGATGCAGGGTGTGTGGAGGGGACGGCAGCACTTGCCACCGTGTCTCGGGCAGCTTCCGAAAGGCAATCTCACAGATAG GTTATGTGTTCATCACCAACATCCCTGCCGGTGCCACGGACATCCTCATCATTGAgcgcaggaaaacagaaaacatcctaG cACTCGCAGATGAATCCGGGCATTTCTTCTTCAACGGCAACTCTGCCATTGACAACCCCCAGAACTTCAGGGTAGCTGGCACGATCTTCAAGTACCGGCGGCCCTCGAGCCTGAACTCAGATGGGCTGGAGTATATCATAGCTCACGGGCCCACTAACCAGTCTCTGAACGCCATG TACTATAACTTTAATGGGAAAATGCCACACATAACTTATGACTACACTGTACCACGGACACCACCTCTCCGAACTGCAGCCCCTGCTGTAGACAGACCTCTCTATCATCACCTACCCGATACCAGCCAGAACCATCCCATTCCAGCCAACTCCAGAGCTGCCCAGGACTTCAATGCCACATGGCTATCCCTGTCGCCAGATGACACCAGTGAACAGCTTCCTCTAAGAGAAGGACATGAAGATTTAGGCTTCGGTCACCCGCACTTCTTCCAGACCAACTCCACCAGTCAGACTCGGGACTGGGGCTGGGAACAAGGTGAAGAGAAGAAGTATGACTTCCAGATAAGACAGGTCTACCATGCAaacacagcaggagaggaagaggaggaggaagcagcagcaattgGTGGAGAAACAGAGTTGG CTCTCAGGTTCAATCAGATTTCCATCAGCACAGCTGTTCCATACAGCATGAGGAGATCCGAGCTCTCAGAGAACAGCCACATAGCATCCTCCAGGCTTCGTCTCTTCAGGCGACTGTGTCACCGAGACCTGCACAACACTGCCTTCTGTAGGGAGCTGCAGCACCTGGCAGCCAGGCTGGCCCTGAGGAACTCCACAGCAGGACTATGGACCGAGACGGCTGCCCGGTGGCCACAGGGCCTCCACAAAGCGCCGGCCCGTAAGAACTCACTGGAGGACTTGAAGGTGGAGGCATTTGCTGGGAGTCAGGGGGAAGCAGCCAACTACAGCATGATGGCATCTGTGGAGAACCCTCTGCTAGGTGCCAGCCCAACAACGGACATCAGCCAGGCAGAGCCTCTGCAAGCCCCTGGCACTGAAAG CAATGAGTTCGATGTGAGCCCCGTGGGCCATGATGACATTAGCTTGGCTGACATGTATCGGTGGAAAGTCTCAGCTTATGCCCCCTGCAGCTCCACATGCACTTCAG CAGGTATCAGCACCTCCTATGCGATGTGTGTCCGGTATGACGGAGTAGAAGTGGATGAAACGTACTGCGATGCCCTAACCCGACCAGAACCTACTCATGAATTTTGCACAGGGAGAGATTGCCAGCCTAG GTGGGAGACCAGCCGGTGGAGTGAATGCTCCAGAACCTGTGGTGAGGGCTATCAGTACCGCACTGTGCGCTGCTGGAAGATGCTGGCTCCAGGCTTTGACAGCTCCGTTTATGATGACCTCTGTGAGTCAGCTGGGCTGGCCAGGCCCATGGAGAGGAAAGCCTGCAAGAACAAGGCCTGTGGGCCCCAGTGGGAGCTCTCCGAGTGGTCCGAG TGCTCAGGTTCGTGTGGTGAGGGACGCATGAGCCGCTTCATCGCGTGTCGCAACCTGGAGGGCAAAGTGATCTCCGACTCGCAGTGTGACCCAGCCACCAAGCCCCTGGCTGTCCATCCGTGTGGAGACAAGAACTGCCCTGCGCACTGGGTGGAGCAGGAGTGGGACCAG tgTGATGCTAGCTGTGGGCGAGGGATGAAGACCCGGGTTGTCTTGTGTGCAGGCCTGGAGAATGGTGTGTACAGGGAGTACCCCGAGAAGCGCTGTGAGGCCTCTCAGAAACCTGAGGAGCAAGCTGCCTGTTTCAAGAGGCCATGTTCAACGTGGTTCACTACCTCCTGGTCCCAG TGCAGCAAGACGTGTGGTGCTGGTGTGCGACTGCGTGAGGTGAAGTGTTACCAGGGGGAAGCGCTGGCTCAGGGTTGTGACCCCACTTCCAAACCAGAAGCCAGGCAGACATGCCAACTCCAGCCATGCCCCACAGAGGCACCAG aaGAAGACTGTGAAGACAAAGCGACAGCCAACTGCGTGCTGGTGCTGAAGGTGAAGCTGTGCTCTCACTGGTACTACAGGAAGGCTTGCTGCCGGTCGTGTCGGCTCAAGTCACCCTGA
- the LOC143161088 gene encoding ADAMTS-like protein 2 isoform X2 produces the protein MSRERHCLRQRLQMPQGTNSTMCVGQAKHYQLCQQQPCPANTASFKQQQCSGFNAKAFGKRYYHWMPLYPDDYTSISNKPCDLQCTTRSGERQLMARAQDGTSCKDRTYQGVCINGKCEPVGCDGSLYSPQTMDRCRVCGGDGSTCHRVSGSFRKAISQIGYVFITNIPAGATDILIIERRKTENILALADESGHFFFNGNSAIDNPQNFRVAGTIFKYRRPSSLNSDGLEYIIAHGPTNQSLNAMYYNFNGKMPHITYDYTVPRTPPLRTAAPAVDRPLYHHLPDTSQNHPIPANSRAAQDFNATWLSLSPDDTSEQLPLREGHEDLGFGHPHFFQTNSTSQTRDWGWEQGEEKKYDFQIRQVYHANTAGEEEEEEAAAIGGETELALRFNQISISTAVPYSMRRSELSENSHIASSRLRLFRRLCHRDLHNTAFCRELQHLAARLALRNSTAGLWTETAARWPQGLHKAPARKNSLEDLKVEAFAGSQGEAANYSMMASVENPLLGASPTTDISQAEPLQAPGTESNEFDVSPVGHDDISLADMYRWKVSAYAPCSSTCTSGISTSYAMCVRYDGVEVDETYCDALTRPEPTHEFCTGRDCQPRWETSRWSECSRTCGEGYQYRTVRCWKMLAPGFDSSVYDDLCESAGLARPMERKACKNKACGPQWELSEWSECSARCGTQGTRKREVRCSVEAPLCDESQKPSSEKACTGPPCDRRWTASDWGPCSGSCGEGRMSRFIACRNLEGKVISDSQCDPATKPLAVHPCGDKNCPAHWVEQEWDQCDASCGRGMKTRVVLCAGLENGVYREYPEKRCEASQKPEEQAACFKRPCSTWFTTSWSQCSKTCGAGVRLREVKCYQGEALAQGCDPTSKPEARQTCQLQPCPTEAPEEDCEDKATANCVLVLKVKLCSHWYYRKACCRSCRLKSP, from the exons ATGACTATACCAGTATCTCTAACAAGCCATGTGACCTTCAATGCACCACCCGGAGCGGAGAGAGGCAGCTGATGGCCCGAGCACAGGATGGTACTTCCTGCAAGGATAGGACCTATCAAGGGGTCTGCATCAATGGGAAGTGTGAG CCAGTTGGGTGCGATGGGAGCCTGTACTCACCCCAGACGATGGACAGATGCAGGGTGTGTGGAGGGGACGGCAGCACTTGCCACCGTGTCTCGGGCAGCTTCCGAAAGGCAATCTCACAGATAG GTTATGTGTTCATCACCAACATCCCTGCCGGTGCCACGGACATCCTCATCATTGAgcgcaggaaaacagaaaacatcctaG cACTCGCAGATGAATCCGGGCATTTCTTCTTCAACGGCAACTCTGCCATTGACAACCCCCAGAACTTCAGGGTAGCTGGCACGATCTTCAAGTACCGGCGGCCCTCGAGCCTGAACTCAGATGGGCTGGAGTATATCATAGCTCACGGGCCCACTAACCAGTCTCTGAACGCCATG TACTATAACTTTAATGGGAAAATGCCACACATAACTTATGACTACACTGTACCACGGACACCACCTCTCCGAACTGCAGCCCCTGCTGTAGACAGACCTCTCTATCATCACCTACCCGATACCAGCCAGAACCATCCCATTCCAGCCAACTCCAGAGCTGCCCAGGACTTCAATGCCACATGGCTATCCCTGTCGCCAGATGACACCAGTGAACAGCTTCCTCTAAGAGAAGGACATGAAGATTTAGGCTTCGGTCACCCGCACTTCTTCCAGACCAACTCCACCAGTCAGACTCGGGACTGGGGCTGGGAACAAGGTGAAGAGAAGAAGTATGACTTCCAGATAAGACAGGTCTACCATGCAaacacagcaggagaggaagaggaggaggaagcagcagcaattgGTGGAGAAACAGAGTTGG CTCTCAGGTTCAATCAGATTTCCATCAGCACAGCTGTTCCATACAGCATGAGGAGATCCGAGCTCTCAGAGAACAGCCACATAGCATCCTCCAGGCTTCGTCTCTTCAGGCGACTGTGTCACCGAGACCTGCACAACACTGCCTTCTGTAGGGAGCTGCAGCACCTGGCAGCCAGGCTGGCCCTGAGGAACTCCACAGCAGGACTATGGACCGAGACGGCTGCCCGGTGGCCACAGGGCCTCCACAAAGCGCCGGCCCGTAAGAACTCACTGGAGGACTTGAAGGTGGAGGCATTTGCTGGGAGTCAGGGGGAAGCAGCCAACTACAGCATGATGGCATCTGTGGAGAACCCTCTGCTAGGTGCCAGCCCAACAACGGACATCAGCCAGGCAGAGCCTCTGCAAGCCCCTGGCACTGAAAG CAATGAGTTCGATGTGAGCCCCGTGGGCCATGATGACATTAGCTTGGCTGACATGTATCGGTGGAAAGTCTCAGCTTATGCCCCCTGCAGCTCCACATGCACTTCAG GTATCAGCACCTCCTATGCGATGTGTGTCCGGTATGACGGAGTAGAAGTGGATGAAACGTACTGCGATGCCCTAACCCGACCAGAACCTACTCATGAATTTTGCACAGGGAGAGATTGCCAGCCTAG GTGGGAGACCAGCCGGTGGAGTGAATGCTCCAGAACCTGTGGTGAGGGCTATCAGTACCGCACTGTGCGCTGCTGGAAGATGCTGGCTCCAGGCTTTGACAGCTCCGTTTATGATGACCTCTGTGAGTCAGCTGGGCTGGCCAGGCCCATGGAGAGGAAAGCCTGCAAGAACAAGGCCTGTGGGCCCCAGTGGGAGCTCTCCGAGTGGTCCGAG TGCTCGGCCCGGTGTGGCACGCAGGGGACGAGGAAGCGGGAGGTGCGCTGCTCAGTGGAGGCACCCCTCTGTGACGAGTCCCAGAAGCCCAGCAGCGAGAAGGCGTGCACAGGCCCACCCTGCGACCGCCGCTGGACCGCTTCAGATTGGGGCCCG TGCTCAGGTTCGTGTGGTGAGGGACGCATGAGCCGCTTCATCGCGTGTCGCAACCTGGAGGGCAAAGTGATCTCCGACTCGCAGTGTGACCCAGCCACCAAGCCCCTGGCTGTCCATCCGTGTGGAGACAAGAACTGCCCTGCGCACTGGGTGGAGCAGGAGTGGGACCAG tgTGATGCTAGCTGTGGGCGAGGGATGAAGACCCGGGTTGTCTTGTGTGCAGGCCTGGAGAATGGTGTGTACAGGGAGTACCCCGAGAAGCGCTGTGAGGCCTCTCAGAAACCTGAGGAGCAAGCTGCCTGTTTCAAGAGGCCATGTTCAACGTGGTTCACTACCTCCTGGTCCCAG TGCAGCAAGACGTGTGGTGCTGGTGTGCGACTGCGTGAGGTGAAGTGTTACCAGGGGGAAGCGCTGGCTCAGGGTTGTGACCCCACTTCCAAACCAGAAGCCAGGCAGACATGCCAACTCCAGCCATGCCCCACAGAGGCACCAG aaGAAGACTGTGAAGACAAAGCGACAGCCAACTGCGTGCTGGTGCTGAAGGTGAAGCTGTGCTCTCACTGGTACTACAGGAAGGCTTGCTGCCGGTCGTGTCGGCTCAAGTCACCCTGA
- the LOC143161088 gene encoding ADAMTS-like protein 2 isoform X1, producing MSRERHCLRQRLQMPQGTNSTMCVGQAKHYQLCQQQPCPANTASFKQQQCSGFNAKAFGKRYYHWMPLYPDDYTSISNKPCDLQCTTRSGERQLMARAQDGTSCKDRTYQGVCINGKCEPVGCDGSLYSPQTMDRCRVCGGDGSTCHRVSGSFRKAISQIGYVFITNIPAGATDILIIERRKTENILALADESGHFFFNGNSAIDNPQNFRVAGTIFKYRRPSSLNSDGLEYIIAHGPTNQSLNAMYYNFNGKMPHITYDYTVPRTPPLRTAAPAVDRPLYHHLPDTSQNHPIPANSRAAQDFNATWLSLSPDDTSEQLPLREGHEDLGFGHPHFFQTNSTSQTRDWGWEQGEEKKYDFQIRQVYHANTAGEEEEEEAAAIGGETELALRFNQISISTAVPYSMRRSELSENSHIASSRLRLFRRLCHRDLHNTAFCRELQHLAARLALRNSTAGLWTETAARWPQGLHKAPARKNSLEDLKVEAFAGSQGEAANYSMMASVENPLLGASPTTDISQAEPLQAPGTESNEFDVSPVGHDDISLADMYRWKVSAYAPCSSTCTSAGISTSYAMCVRYDGVEVDETYCDALTRPEPTHEFCTGRDCQPRWETSRWSECSRTCGEGYQYRTVRCWKMLAPGFDSSVYDDLCESAGLARPMERKACKNKACGPQWELSEWSECSARCGTQGTRKREVRCSVEAPLCDESQKPSSEKACTGPPCDRRWTASDWGPCSGSCGEGRMSRFIACRNLEGKVISDSQCDPATKPLAVHPCGDKNCPAHWVEQEWDQCDASCGRGMKTRVVLCAGLENGVYREYPEKRCEASQKPEEQAACFKRPCSTWFTTSWSQCSKTCGAGVRLREVKCYQGEALAQGCDPTSKPEARQTCQLQPCPTEAPEEDCEDKATANCVLVLKVKLCSHWYYRKACCRSCRLKSP from the exons ATGACTATACCAGTATCTCTAACAAGCCATGTGACCTTCAATGCACCACCCGGAGCGGAGAGAGGCAGCTGATGGCCCGAGCACAGGATGGTACTTCCTGCAAGGATAGGACCTATCAAGGGGTCTGCATCAATGGGAAGTGTGAG CCAGTTGGGTGCGATGGGAGCCTGTACTCACCCCAGACGATGGACAGATGCAGGGTGTGTGGAGGGGACGGCAGCACTTGCCACCGTGTCTCGGGCAGCTTCCGAAAGGCAATCTCACAGATAG GTTATGTGTTCATCACCAACATCCCTGCCGGTGCCACGGACATCCTCATCATTGAgcgcaggaaaacagaaaacatcctaG cACTCGCAGATGAATCCGGGCATTTCTTCTTCAACGGCAACTCTGCCATTGACAACCCCCAGAACTTCAGGGTAGCTGGCACGATCTTCAAGTACCGGCGGCCCTCGAGCCTGAACTCAGATGGGCTGGAGTATATCATAGCTCACGGGCCCACTAACCAGTCTCTGAACGCCATG TACTATAACTTTAATGGGAAAATGCCACACATAACTTATGACTACACTGTACCACGGACACCACCTCTCCGAACTGCAGCCCCTGCTGTAGACAGACCTCTCTATCATCACCTACCCGATACCAGCCAGAACCATCCCATTCCAGCCAACTCCAGAGCTGCCCAGGACTTCAATGCCACATGGCTATCCCTGTCGCCAGATGACACCAGTGAACAGCTTCCTCTAAGAGAAGGACATGAAGATTTAGGCTTCGGTCACCCGCACTTCTTCCAGACCAACTCCACCAGTCAGACTCGGGACTGGGGCTGGGAACAAGGTGAAGAGAAGAAGTATGACTTCCAGATAAGACAGGTCTACCATGCAaacacagcaggagaggaagaggaggaggaagcagcagcaattgGTGGAGAAACAGAGTTGG CTCTCAGGTTCAATCAGATTTCCATCAGCACAGCTGTTCCATACAGCATGAGGAGATCCGAGCTCTCAGAGAACAGCCACATAGCATCCTCCAGGCTTCGTCTCTTCAGGCGACTGTGTCACCGAGACCTGCACAACACTGCCTTCTGTAGGGAGCTGCAGCACCTGGCAGCCAGGCTGGCCCTGAGGAACTCCACAGCAGGACTATGGACCGAGACGGCTGCCCGGTGGCCACAGGGCCTCCACAAAGCGCCGGCCCGTAAGAACTCACTGGAGGACTTGAAGGTGGAGGCATTTGCTGGGAGTCAGGGGGAAGCAGCCAACTACAGCATGATGGCATCTGTGGAGAACCCTCTGCTAGGTGCCAGCCCAACAACGGACATCAGCCAGGCAGAGCCTCTGCAAGCCCCTGGCACTGAAAG CAATGAGTTCGATGTGAGCCCCGTGGGCCATGATGACATTAGCTTGGCTGACATGTATCGGTGGAAAGTCTCAGCTTATGCCCCCTGCAGCTCCACATGCACTTCAG CAGGTATCAGCACCTCCTATGCGATGTGTGTCCGGTATGACGGAGTAGAAGTGGATGAAACGTACTGCGATGCCCTAACCCGACCAGAACCTACTCATGAATTTTGCACAGGGAGAGATTGCCAGCCTAG GTGGGAGACCAGCCGGTGGAGTGAATGCTCCAGAACCTGTGGTGAGGGCTATCAGTACCGCACTGTGCGCTGCTGGAAGATGCTGGCTCCAGGCTTTGACAGCTCCGTTTATGATGACCTCTGTGAGTCAGCTGGGCTGGCCAGGCCCATGGAGAGGAAAGCCTGCAAGAACAAGGCCTGTGGGCCCCAGTGGGAGCTCTCCGAGTGGTCCGAG TGCTCGGCCCGGTGTGGCACGCAGGGGACGAGGAAGCGGGAGGTGCGCTGCTCAGTGGAGGCACCCCTCTGTGACGAGTCCCAGAAGCCCAGCAGCGAGAAGGCGTGCACAGGCCCACCCTGCGACCGCCGCTGGACCGCTTCAGATTGGGGCCCG TGCTCAGGTTCGTGTGGTGAGGGACGCATGAGCCGCTTCATCGCGTGTCGCAACCTGGAGGGCAAAGTGATCTCCGACTCGCAGTGTGACCCAGCCACCAAGCCCCTGGCTGTCCATCCGTGTGGAGACAAGAACTGCCCTGCGCACTGGGTGGAGCAGGAGTGGGACCAG tgTGATGCTAGCTGTGGGCGAGGGATGAAGACCCGGGTTGTCTTGTGTGCAGGCCTGGAGAATGGTGTGTACAGGGAGTACCCCGAGAAGCGCTGTGAGGCCTCTCAGAAACCTGAGGAGCAAGCTGCCTGTTTCAAGAGGCCATGTTCAACGTGGTTCACTACCTCCTGGTCCCAG TGCAGCAAGACGTGTGGTGCTGGTGTGCGACTGCGTGAGGTGAAGTGTTACCAGGGGGAAGCGCTGGCTCAGGGTTGTGACCCCACTTCCAAACCAGAAGCCAGGCAGACATGCCAACTCCAGCCATGCCCCACAGAGGCACCAG aaGAAGACTGTGAAGACAAAGCGACAGCCAACTGCGTGCTGGTGCTGAAGGTGAAGCTGTGCTCTCACTGGTACTACAGGAAGGCTTGCTGCCGGTCGTGTCGGCTCAAGTCACCCTGA
- the LOC143161088 gene encoding ADAMTS-like protein 2 isoform X4 produces the protein MQGYVFITNIPAGATDILIIERRKTENILALADESGHFFFNGNSAIDNPQNFRVAGTIFKYRRPSSLNSDGLEYIIAHGPTNQSLNAMYYNFNGKMPHITYDYTVPRTPPLRTAAPAVDRPLYHHLPDTSQNHPIPANSRAAQDFNATWLSLSPDDTSEQLPLREGHEDLGFGHPHFFQTNSTSQTRDWGWEQGEEKKYDFQIRQVYHANTAGEEEEEEAAAIGGETELALRFNQISISTAVPYSMRRSELSENSHIASSRLRLFRRLCHRDLHNTAFCRELQHLAARLALRNSTAGLWTETAARWPQGLHKAPARKNSLEDLKVEAFAGSQGEAANYSMMASVENPLLGASPTTDISQAEPLQAPGTESNEFDVSPVGHDDISLADMYRWKVSAYAPCSSTCTSAGISTSYAMCVRYDGVEVDETYCDALTRPEPTHEFCTGRDCQPRWETSRWSECSRTCGEGYQYRTVRCWKMLAPGFDSSVYDDLCESAGLARPMERKACKNKACGPQWELSEWSECSARCGTQGTRKREVRCSVEAPLCDESQKPSSEKACTGPPCDRRWTASDWGPCSGSCGEGRMSRFIACRNLEGKVISDSQCDPATKPLAVHPCGDKNCPAHWVEQEWDQCDASCGRGMKTRVVLCAGLENGVYREYPEKRCEASQKPEEQAACFKRPCSTWFTTSWSQCSKTCGAGVRLREVKCYQGEALAQGCDPTSKPEARQTCQLQPCPTEAPEEDCEDKATANCVLVLKVKLCSHWYYRKACCRSCRLKSP, from the exons ATGCAGG GTTATGTGTTCATCACCAACATCCCTGCCGGTGCCACGGACATCCTCATCATTGAgcgcaggaaaacagaaaacatcctaG cACTCGCAGATGAATCCGGGCATTTCTTCTTCAACGGCAACTCTGCCATTGACAACCCCCAGAACTTCAGGGTAGCTGGCACGATCTTCAAGTACCGGCGGCCCTCGAGCCTGAACTCAGATGGGCTGGAGTATATCATAGCTCACGGGCCCACTAACCAGTCTCTGAACGCCATG TACTATAACTTTAATGGGAAAATGCCACACATAACTTATGACTACACTGTACCACGGACACCACCTCTCCGAACTGCAGCCCCTGCTGTAGACAGACCTCTCTATCATCACCTACCCGATACCAGCCAGAACCATCCCATTCCAGCCAACTCCAGAGCTGCCCAGGACTTCAATGCCACATGGCTATCCCTGTCGCCAGATGACACCAGTGAACAGCTTCCTCTAAGAGAAGGACATGAAGATTTAGGCTTCGGTCACCCGCACTTCTTCCAGACCAACTCCACCAGTCAGACTCGGGACTGGGGCTGGGAACAAGGTGAAGAGAAGAAGTATGACTTCCAGATAAGACAGGTCTACCATGCAaacacagcaggagaggaagaggaggaggaagcagcagcaattgGTGGAGAAACAGAGTTGG CTCTCAGGTTCAATCAGATTTCCATCAGCACAGCTGTTCCATACAGCATGAGGAGATCCGAGCTCTCAGAGAACAGCCACATAGCATCCTCCAGGCTTCGTCTCTTCAGGCGACTGTGTCACCGAGACCTGCACAACACTGCCTTCTGTAGGGAGCTGCAGCACCTGGCAGCCAGGCTGGCCCTGAGGAACTCCACAGCAGGACTATGGACCGAGACGGCTGCCCGGTGGCCACAGGGCCTCCACAAAGCGCCGGCCCGTAAGAACTCACTGGAGGACTTGAAGGTGGAGGCATTTGCTGGGAGTCAGGGGGAAGCAGCCAACTACAGCATGATGGCATCTGTGGAGAACCCTCTGCTAGGTGCCAGCCCAACAACGGACATCAGCCAGGCAGAGCCTCTGCAAGCCCCTGGCACTGAAAG CAATGAGTTCGATGTGAGCCCCGTGGGCCATGATGACATTAGCTTGGCTGACATGTATCGGTGGAAAGTCTCAGCTTATGCCCCCTGCAGCTCCACATGCACTTCAG CAGGTATCAGCACCTCCTATGCGATGTGTGTCCGGTATGACGGAGTAGAAGTGGATGAAACGTACTGCGATGCCCTAACCCGACCAGAACCTACTCATGAATTTTGCACAGGGAGAGATTGCCAGCCTAG GTGGGAGACCAGCCGGTGGAGTGAATGCTCCAGAACCTGTGGTGAGGGCTATCAGTACCGCACTGTGCGCTGCTGGAAGATGCTGGCTCCAGGCTTTGACAGCTCCGTTTATGATGACCTCTGTGAGTCAGCTGGGCTGGCCAGGCCCATGGAGAGGAAAGCCTGCAAGAACAAGGCCTGTGGGCCCCAGTGGGAGCTCTCCGAGTGGTCCGAG TGCTCGGCCCGGTGTGGCACGCAGGGGACGAGGAAGCGGGAGGTGCGCTGCTCAGTGGAGGCACCCCTCTGTGACGAGTCCCAGAAGCCCAGCAGCGAGAAGGCGTGCACAGGCCCACCCTGCGACCGCCGCTGGACCGCTTCAGATTGGGGCCCG TGCTCAGGTTCGTGTGGTGAGGGACGCATGAGCCGCTTCATCGCGTGTCGCAACCTGGAGGGCAAAGTGATCTCCGACTCGCAGTGTGACCCAGCCACCAAGCCCCTGGCTGTCCATCCGTGTGGAGACAAGAACTGCCCTGCGCACTGGGTGGAGCAGGAGTGGGACCAG tgTGATGCTAGCTGTGGGCGAGGGATGAAGACCCGGGTTGTCTTGTGTGCAGGCCTGGAGAATGGTGTGTACAGGGAGTACCCCGAGAAGCGCTGTGAGGCCTCTCAGAAACCTGAGGAGCAAGCTGCCTGTTTCAAGAGGCCATGTTCAACGTGGTTCACTACCTCCTGGTCCCAG TGCAGCAAGACGTGTGGTGCTGGTGTGCGACTGCGTGAGGTGAAGTGTTACCAGGGGGAAGCGCTGGCTCAGGGTTGTGACCCCACTTCCAAACCAGAAGCCAGGCAGACATGCCAACTCCAGCCATGCCCCACAGAGGCACCAG aaGAAGACTGTGAAGACAAAGCGACAGCCAACTGCGTGCTGGTGCTGAAGGTGAAGCTGTGCTCTCACTGGTACTACAGGAAGGCTTGCTGCCGGTCGTGTCGGCTCAAGTCACCCTGA